A single region of the Phalacrocorax carbo chromosome 4, bPhaCar2.1, whole genome shotgun sequence genome encodes:
- the SLC30A9 gene encoding proton-coupled zinc antiporter SLC30A9, mitochondrial isoform X2 — MMPALAAQRRGCRGLYRLYLRCQAAPLPRACHGWQASMKSGSLPYILPCNRLPVQLMSQVRVYTSNGQKKGLGSEDRNRSATEETLHKVGTGQDTTNAGQKQSFHKEPIQVKVKAVLKKREYGPKYTQNNFITGVRAINEFCLKSSDLDQLRKIKRRSPHDDTETFTVYLRSDVEAKSLEVWGSPEALARERKRRKEAEIKYRENLFRNQRLLREYREFFGNTKPRSSAAAMFFKGPGKVVMVAICINGLNFFFKLLAWVYTGSASMFSEAIHSLADTCNQALLALGISQSARTPDPSHPYGFTNMRYIASLISGVGIFMMGAGLSWYHGIIGLLHPHPIESLLWAYCILAGSLVSEGATLLVAINEIRRSARAKGLSFYQYVVQSRDPSTNVVLLEDAAAVLSVAVAATCMGLTSLTGNPYYDSVGSLGVGTLLGTVSAFLIYTNTEALLGRSIQPEQLQRLTELLESDPVVRWL, encoded by the exons ATGATGCCGGCCCTGGCCGCCCAGCGGCGGGGTTGTCGCGGCCTCTACCGCCTGTACCTGCGGTGCCAGGCGGCGCCGCTCCCCCGCGCCTGCCACG GATGGCAAGCTTCAATGAAAAGTGGGAGTCTGCCTTATATTCTACCATGCAATCGTCTGCCTGTGCAGTTGATGAGTCAAGTGAGAGTTTATACCTCGAATGGTCAGAAAAAAGGTCTTGGATCAGAAGATAGAAATAGATCAGCCACTGAAGAAACCCTTCATAAAGTTGGAACAG gaCAAGATACAACCAATGCAGGTCAAAagcagtctttccataaagagCCAATCCAAGTGAAAG tGAAAGCAgtccttaaaaaaagagagtatggaccaaaatacacacagaatAACTTCATCACTGGAGTCAGAGCAATAAATGAGTTCTGTCTTAAATCCAG TGATTTAGACCAGCTGAGGAAAATTAAACGACGAAGTCCTCATGATGACACTGAGACTTTCACTGTGTACCTGAGATCGGATGTAGAGGCAAA GTCCCTTGAAGTTTGGGGTAGTCCAGAGGCTCTTGCTAGAGAAAGAAAACGACGTAAAGAGGCAGAGATCAAGTACAGAGAAA ATCTATTTAGAAACCAAAGGCTGTTGAGGGAATACAGGGAGTTCTTTGGAAATACTAAG CCACGCTCCAGTGCAGCAGCTATGTTTTTCAAGGGACCAGGGAAGGTGGTAATGGTAGCTATTTGCat aaatggcttgaattttttctttaagctacTTGCTTGGGTTTACACGGGTTCTGCAAGTATGTTTTCAGAAGCCATACATTCTTTAGCAGACACATGTAATCAG GCATTGCTAGCTTTGGGCATCAGTCAGTCTGCAAGGACACCTGACCCTAGTCATCC GTATGGTTTCACAAACATGCGCTATATTGCCTCCCTGATTAGTGGGGTGGGCATTTTCATGATGGGTGCAGGACTCTCTTGGTATCATGGGATCATAGGTTTACTCCACCCTCATCCTATAGAATCTCTGCTCTGG GCGTACTGCATTTTAGCAGGGTCATTGGTATCTGAAGGAG CTACCCTTCTTGTTGCTATAAATGAAATCCGCAGGAGTGCTCGAGCCAAGGGTCTGTCATTTTATCAATATG TTGTGCAGAGTCGTGATCCTAGTACAAATGTAGTGTTactggaggatgctgcagcagTTCTGAGTGTGGCCGTAGCTGCTACCTGTATGGGTCTGACTTCTTTAACAG GAAACCCTTATTATGACAGCGTGGGGTCTCTAGGTGTTGGAACTTTGTTAGGAACTGTGTCAGCGTTTCTAATCTACACTAACACTGAAGCCCTGCTGGGACGATCTATTCAGCCTGAACAACTGCAACGACTCACTGAGTTACTGGAAAGTGATCCTGTAGTAAG ATGGCTGTAA